In one Nicotiana sylvestris chromosome 8, ASM39365v2, whole genome shotgun sequence genomic region, the following are encoded:
- the LOC104244455 gene encoding uncharacterized protein P8B7.02-like: MSSSIKDMELLVEQGRNERSELETKLASVRKEAEESLKELNNMRSLKDEKEALAVKLHLEMDNFKSRCNEMKRMLFEDEKEDALNSLDKKLKNGSRRIVASKGMKATSKNNKSIPTSAGSREVASLKEKIKLLESLKILRELVYEIPTALNFVRLFHDQQGQIKLKESALESSTNSFLENERDLQDKIEELDRRLEDLSQNAERLSEQESRKVAADVLPPGWSNPKSQVMYTKGEKEVLGLNINGFNSDDSADQSVVEEIETAKLNSLDRSLRSQLSNDDFEAIVKDNFIEILGAISHSLLLLHVVVD; encoded by the exons ATGAGTTCATCAATTAAAGATATGGAATTGCTTGTCGAACAAGGTCGCAATGAAAGAAGTGAACTGGAGACTAAGCTTGCATCAGTGAGAAAAGAAGCTGAGGAGTCTTTGAAGGAATTAAACAATATGAGGTCTCTTAAGGATGAGAAGGAGGCATTAGCTGTGAAACTGCATTTGGAAATGGATAACTTTAAATCGAGATGCAATGAAATGAAAAGGATGTTGTTTGAGGACGAG AAAGAGGATGCATTGAATAGCTTAGATAAAAAGCTCAAGAATGGCAGTCGTCGAATAGTAGCTTCTAAAGGAATGAAAGCAACATCAAAGAACAACAAGTCCATACCCACATCTGCAGGCTCAAGAGAGGTTGCAAGTCTTAAAGAGAAGATAAAGTTGCTTGAG TCGCTTAAAATTTTACGTGAATTGGTATATGAAATACCAACTGCTCTTAATTTTGTGCGATTGTTCCACGACCAGCAGGGTCAGATCAAGCTGAAGGAAAGTGCACTTGAGAGTTCAACAAATTCATTTTTGGAGAATGAGAGAGATCTTCAAGACAAAATAGAGGAGTTAGATAGAAGATTAGAAGATCTTAGTCAGAATGCAGAAAGGCTGTCTGAACAAGAGTCCCGAAAG GTGGCTGCAGATGTTCTACCTCCAG GTTGGTCTAATCCAAAATCTCAAGTGATGTATACAAAAGGTGAAAAAGAAGTTCTAGGACTAAATATCAATG GTTTCAATTCAGATGATTCTGCTGATCAAAG TGTTGTCGAAGAAATCGAAACTGCAAAACTTAATTCTCTGGATAGAAGCTTGAGATCACAATTAAGCAATGATGATTTTGAAGCAATAGTTAAAGACAATTTTATTGAG ATTTTGGGAGCAATTTCTCATAGCCTGCTGCTATTGCACGTGGTTGTTGACTGA